One Natrinema longum genomic window carries:
- a CDS encoding aldo/keto reductase: MNCLFVGAGAIATEYAAGLATSPLSLAGVCDLDGERATALAEEHDCPSFTDLETALAAVDAPLVVNLTSHAAHAPVTRTALSADRHVYSQKPLALEADIAEELLAMARRRTLALGCAPGTPRAPSQRRAGRLLADGRLGPVRLGAAHAHVGRVTDWHDRPDSFLEIGPLYDGGVYPLAVLVSWFGPVERVRVADSLDVWPDRESRAPAAPSHVEATLEFAAGPIVRLTASFYAPHRSREFYGLELYGDDGSLYLQGTGAMDTAIDDVQFGRVGRNYTTAPPQSPSQPYAYVDALEELAASVATGEPSRDTGRRGAHVVAVCNAIEAAADAGGPIAVPDYGATSAPVPEPTVAPSDRVRRATGRHSLRLPPIGFGCSRYRDGEYVDRVDSIATALDAGYRLLDSAELYGNEHRIGDLLAAPGSADRETLFLVGKVWRTNHRREHLLNACAGSRAELGIDAFDCYTLHWPDAWEHRGRLDRLAEKPVERQESLTFPEDDDGEIRTAGIPLETAWKNLEAVFDRGWARRLGLCNVSRAQLERVLEAGTVRPALVQIERHPYQPRSDLVSFCHDRGIRVVAHSPLSAPGLLDEPVLQEIAADRDLSPAGVVLAWNVTRGVVPIPASTTRAHVVANLAAAAQRLSDEECARLETLRKPDFER, from the coding sequence GTGAACTGTCTGTTCGTGGGTGCGGGTGCGATCGCAACCGAGTACGCAGCCGGTCTGGCGACGAGTCCGCTCTCGCTGGCCGGCGTCTGCGACCTCGACGGCGAACGGGCAACGGCCCTCGCGGAGGAACACGACTGTCCGTCGTTTACGGATCTGGAGACGGCGCTCGCGGCGGTCGACGCGCCCCTCGTCGTGAACCTGACGAGCCACGCCGCCCACGCGCCGGTGACGCGGACGGCGCTGTCGGCCGACCGCCACGTCTACTCGCAAAAGCCCCTCGCGCTCGAGGCCGACATCGCCGAGGAGTTGCTGGCGATGGCACGGCGGCGGACCCTCGCGCTGGGCTGTGCACCCGGAACGCCGCGGGCACCGTCTCAGCGGCGAGCGGGGCGACTGCTCGCGGACGGCCGGCTCGGCCCCGTCCGACTCGGCGCTGCACATGCCCACGTCGGCCGCGTGACCGACTGGCACGACCGGCCCGACTCGTTCCTCGAGATCGGTCCGTTGTACGACGGCGGCGTCTACCCGCTCGCGGTGCTCGTCTCGTGGTTCGGCCCCGTCGAGCGCGTTCGCGTCGCCGACAGTCTCGACGTCTGGCCCGACCGCGAATCACGAGCGCCGGCGGCCCCGAGTCACGTCGAGGCGACGCTCGAGTTCGCCGCGGGACCCATCGTCCGGCTGACCGCCAGTTTCTACGCGCCCCATCGCAGCCGCGAGTTCTACGGGCTGGAACTCTACGGCGACGACGGATCGCTGTATCTGCAGGGCACCGGCGCGATGGACACCGCGATCGACGACGTCCAGTTCGGCCGCGTGGGGCGAAACTACACGACTGCACCGCCACAGTCGCCCAGCCAGCCCTACGCCTACGTCGACGCCCTCGAGGAGCTCGCGGCGAGCGTCGCGACCGGGGAGCCGTCTCGGGACACCGGCCGTCGCGGTGCACACGTCGTCGCGGTTTGCAACGCGATCGAAGCGGCCGCCGACGCTGGCGGCCCGATCGCCGTTCCCGACTACGGGGCGACGAGCGCTCCCGTTCCCGAGCCGACCGTCGCGCCGTCGGACCGCGTCCGGCGCGCGACGGGACGCCACTCGCTTCGACTCCCGCCCATCGGCTTTGGCTGTTCGCGCTACCGCGACGGGGAGTACGTCGACCGCGTGGACTCCATCGCGACGGCGCTGGACGCGGGCTATCGGCTGCTCGACAGCGCCGAACTGTACGGCAACGAACACCGGATCGGCGACCTGCTGGCCGCGCCGGGCTCCGCCGACCGCGAGACCCTCTTTCTCGTCGGGAAAGTCTGGCGCACCAACCACCGCCGCGAACATCTCTTGAACGCGTGTGCGGGCAGCCGGGCGGAGCTGGGTATCGACGCCTTCGACTGCTACACGCTCCACTGGCCCGACGCCTGGGAGCATCGGGGCCGATTGGACCGACTGGCCGAGAAGCCGGTCGAACGCCAGGAGTCGCTGACGTTTCCCGAGGACGACGACGGCGAGATTCGGACGGCGGGGATCCCCCTCGAGACGGCCTGGAAAAACCTCGAGGCGGTGTTCGACCGCGGCTGGGCGCGCCGTCTCGGCCTCTGTAACGTCTCGCGGGCGCAACTCGAGCGGGTCCTCGAGGCGGGAACCGTCCGGCCCGCACTCGTCCAGATCGAACGCCACCCCTACCAGCCACGGAGTGACCTCGTCTCGTTTTGCCACGACCGTGGGATCCGGGTCGTCGCCCACTCACCGCTGTCGGCACCCGGCCTGCTGGACGAGCCCGTATTGCAGGAGATCGCGGCGGATCGCGACCTCTCGCCGGCCGGGGTCGTCCTTGCGTGGAACGTGACCCGAGGCGTCGTTCCCATCCCCGCCAGCACGACGCGGGCACACGTCGTCGCGAACCTGGCCGCGGCCGCCCAGAGACTGAGCGACGAGGAGTGTGCACGTCTCGAGACGCTCCGGAAGCCGGATTTCGAACGGTAA
- a CDS encoding HVO_2753 family zinc finger protein produces the protein MSTIEEQETRSCVSCGLNIAGTNAAAFKCPDCGQQIYRCAKCRKQSNLYECPDCGFTGP, from the coding sequence ATGAGTACGATCGAGGAACAAGAGACACGCTCCTGTGTCTCCTGCGGGCTCAATATCGCGGGCACGAACGCCGCCGCGTTCAAATGTCCCGACTGTGGCCAGCAGATTTACCGCTGTGCCAAGTGTCGCAAACAGAGCAACCTCTACGAGTGCCCCGACTGCGGGTTCACCGGACCCTAA
- a CDS encoding 6-pyruvoyl trahydropterin synthase family protein, with translation MYSTTVATDFVAQHYLTVPNPGPEGEPHSHHYEVELTFSGPELNEYDYLVDIDDAEAALASLADRYRDELLNDLREFEGDNPSVERFARVVFERVTDVVTDDTVTELTVTIWEDEEAAATYDDAV, from the coding sequence GTGTACTCGACCACGGTAGCAACTGATTTCGTGGCACAGCACTACCTCACCGTCCCGAACCCGGGTCCGGAAGGCGAGCCCCACTCCCATCACTACGAGGTAGAACTGACGTTCAGCGGCCCCGAACTGAACGAGTACGACTACCTCGTTGATATCGACGACGCAGAGGCGGCGCTCGCATCGCTGGCCGACCGCTACCGCGACGAGTTGCTCAACGATTTGCGGGAGTTCGAAGGGGACAATCCCAGCGTCGAGCGGTTCGCTCGCGTCGTCTTCGAGCGCGTGACCGACGTCGTCACCGACGACACCGTCACCGAACTGACCGTCACGATCTGGGAGGACGAGGAGGCCGCAGCCACCTACGACGACGCCGTATGA
- a CDS encoding zinc-binding dehydrogenase, with the protein MTGRALYFTGPTSVAVREQPVPDPGPEEVRVRVERSGISPGTELLVYRGELSPEMAADETIDALEGTFSYPLQYGYAAVGHVTAAGDAVDDEWLDRRVFAFNPHESHFVAEPETLVPTTLEPERALFIPNTEAAVNFVMDARPRIGARVVVFGQGPVGLLTTALLAEFPLTELVTVDQYPNRRDLSRSFGADRSVAPEDVDDAIPDGADITFELSGNPVALDDAIEATGFAGQVIVGSWYGTKDVELGLGESYHRSHVRVRSSQVSRLDPDHADRWDKDRRMAYVRSWLAETDLSALLTHRFEIDRAAEAYRLLAERRNEAVQVALTYE; encoded by the coding sequence ATGACCGGGCGGGCGCTGTATTTCACCGGCCCCACGTCCGTCGCCGTCCGCGAGCAGCCGGTCCCCGACCCGGGTCCCGAGGAGGTACGGGTTCGCGTGGAACGCTCCGGCATCAGTCCGGGAACCGAGCTGTTGGTGTATCGCGGCGAGCTGTCGCCGGAGATGGCCGCCGACGAGACGATCGACGCACTCGAGGGGACCTTTTCGTATCCGCTCCAGTACGGCTACGCCGCCGTCGGCCACGTGACGGCCGCCGGAGACGCCGTCGACGACGAGTGGCTCGATCGACGGGTGTTCGCGTTCAATCCCCACGAGAGCCACTTCGTCGCGGAGCCCGAAACGCTCGTCCCGACCACGCTCGAGCCCGAACGGGCGCTTTTCATTCCGAACACGGAAGCAGCGGTCAACTTCGTCATGGACGCACGGCCGCGGATCGGTGCGCGGGTGGTCGTCTTCGGGCAGGGGCCGGTCGGCTTGCTGACGACGGCTCTGCTCGCCGAGTTTCCGCTCACCGAACTCGTCACGGTCGATCAGTATCCGAACCGCCGTGACCTCTCGCGGTCGTTCGGTGCCGACCGGTCAGTGGCTCCCGAAGACGTCGACGATGCGATTCCCGACGGGGCCGACATCACGTTCGAGCTCTCCGGAAACCCGGTCGCTCTCGACGACGCCATCGAGGCGACCGGCTTCGCGGGGCAGGTCATCGTCGGCTCGTGGTACGGGACGAAAGACGTCGAACTCGGACTCGGGGAGAGCTACCACCGGAGCCACGTCCGGGTTCGAAGCAGCCAGGTGAGCCGCCTCGATCCGGACCACGCCGACCGCTGGGACAAGGACCGGCGGATGGCCTACGTCCGGTCCTGGCTGGCCGAGACCGACCTCTCGGCGCTGCTCACCCATCGTTTCGAGATCGATCGGGCGGCCGAGGCCTACCGCCTGCTCGCGGAGCGTCGAAACGAGGCGGTTCAGGTCGCGCTTACCTACGAGTGA
- a CDS encoding DUF7475 family protein has protein sequence MGTAETQRTALHTESLTGLHWIGVVATLVTAAVHLFLGVRMLPSAMGGSFVLAGLGFLGGIGLLLLDYRRRTVYAVGVVYTLVQILLWYWVNFAAGSKSFPADVGTLGAVDKVAQVVLVAILVVLLR, from the coding sequence ATGGGAACGGCGGAGACACAGCGGACGGCGCTTCACACGGAGTCGTTGACCGGGCTACACTGGATCGGCGTCGTCGCGACGCTCGTCACGGCCGCTGTCCACCTCTTTCTCGGCGTCCGAATGCTTCCGTCCGCGATGGGAGGAAGCTTCGTACTCGCGGGATTGGGCTTTCTGGGTGGGATCGGCCTCCTCCTACTCGACTACCGGCGGCGAACGGTCTACGCCGTGGGGGTGGTCTATACCCTCGTTCAGATACTCCTCTGGTACTGGGTCAACTTCGCGGCCGGGTCGAAATCGTTCCCGGCCGACGTCGGGACGCTCGGTGCCGTCGATAAAGTCGCACAGGTAGTGCTCGTCGCGATTCTCGTCGTATTGTTGCGGTAG
- a CDS encoding AIR synthase family protein, with the protein MPGKVSPDDLLAHVFERTGAAETDETVLQGPADGEDAAAIDWPDGEGTLVVSSDPISLAASQVGTLGVAVATNDVAVSGADPRWLTAVVLLPSDEGETSDPLLEEISHDLHEAAREIGASIVGGHSEYVDQLERPILSLTAMGATDRFVPTGGAEPGDAVVLTKAAGLEGSAILAADFGDELGVDSETRERTEGFLAEISVVPEARIVREYATAMHDPTEGGVAAGLLEVARASDVRLEVDRDDVPIREETATLCAAAGVDPLRIFGSGALLATVPESAADDCLGALADAGLEAAVIGTVRNCDGGDAELRLDGASITEPIEDELYPLWERADADG; encoded by the coding sequence ATGCCCGGCAAGGTGAGTCCGGACGACCTCCTCGCACACGTCTTCGAGCGGACCGGGGCGGCCGAGACGGATGAGACAGTACTACAGGGCCCGGCTGACGGCGAGGACGCCGCCGCGATCGACTGGCCCGACGGCGAGGGGACGCTCGTCGTGAGTTCGGATCCGATCTCCCTGGCTGCGTCCCAGGTCGGCACCCTCGGCGTCGCCGTCGCCACCAACGACGTGGCGGTCTCGGGGGCCGATCCGCGCTGGCTAACGGCCGTCGTCTTGCTGCCGAGCGACGAGGGCGAAACGAGCGACCCGCTCCTCGAGGAGATTTCACACGACCTCCACGAAGCCGCCCGCGAGATCGGCGCGTCGATCGTCGGCGGCCACTCGGAGTACGTCGACCAACTCGAGCGCCCGATTCTCTCGCTGACGGCGATGGGGGCGACCGACCGATTCGTCCCGACCGGCGGCGCGGAACCGGGCGACGCCGTTGTCCTCACCAAGGCGGCAGGGCTCGAGGGATCGGCCATCCTCGCGGCCGACTTCGGCGACGAACTCGGGGTCGACTCCGAAACCCGCGAGCGCACCGAGGGGTTCCTCGCGGAGATCAGCGTCGTTCCCGAAGCCCGGATCGTCCGCGAATACGCGACGGCGATGCACGACCCCACGGAGGGCGGTGTCGCCGCCGGCTTGCTCGAGGTCGCCCGCGCGTCGGACGTCCGACTCGAGGTCGATCGCGACGACGTCCCGATCCGCGAGGAGACCGCGACGCTGTGTGCCGCCGCGGGCGTCGACCCGCTCCGGATCTTCGGCTCCGGCGCGTTGCTCGCGACCGTCCCCGAAAGCGCGGCCGACGACTGTCTCGGGGCGCTCGCGGACGCGGGACTCGAGGCCGCGGTGATCGGAACCGTTCGGAACTGCGACGGCGGCGACGCCGAACTCCGTCTCGACGGTGCATCGATCACCGAGCCGATCGAGGACGAGCTCTACCCGCTCTGGGAACGGGCGGACGCGGACGGCTGA
- a CDS encoding metal-dependent hydrolase, with amino-acid sequence MLFPTHLVAAALVGRATTLSSRWLVVGAALPDLVDKPLGMVGVVELYHSIGHSAILLIVALPLARHSRVGAAAAVGWGSHLLLDALHVVVNGRPGDALFVGWPVVVPSDPLGIPPGSFVLHYLWTPSFFLEVGVWLVLGAVLLEDRIVGR; translated from the coding sequence GTGCTCTTCCCGACCCACCTCGTCGCGGCCGCACTCGTCGGGAGAGCGACGACGCTGTCGTCTCGCTGGCTGGTCGTCGGAGCGGCGCTTCCCGATCTCGTCGATAAACCCCTCGGGATGGTCGGCGTCGTCGAGCTCTATCACTCGATCGGACACAGCGCCATCCTCCTGATCGTGGCGCTCCCGCTCGCACGGCACAGCCGAGTCGGGGCAGCGGCGGCGGTCGGATGGGGATCACATCTCCTGCTCGATGCCCTCCACGTCGTCGTCAACGGCCGCCCCGGCGACGCCCTCTTCGTCGGCTGGCCGGTCGTCGTCCCGTCCGACCCGCTGGGGATCCCGCCCGGCTCGTTCGTCCTCCACTACCTCTGGACGCCGTCGTTTTTCCTCGAGGTCGGCGTCTGGCTCGTCCTGGGAGCGGTCCTCCTCGAGGATCGGATCGTCGGACGGTGA
- a CDS encoding TIGR04024 family LLM class F420-dependent oxidoreductase, which translates to MTDRDVHLPVAAQPTIDSIVDYAQTAEDGGYDCAWLPETWGRDGVTVLTAMAERTESIDIGSSILNTYSRSPALLGQTAATLQEVSEGRFRLGLGPSGPVVVENWHGVEYGNPLRRTRETVEIVRQVLSGEPVDYDGDDFDLSGFRLRCEPPETPPPIEVTGMGPKAVELAGRFADGWHGIMLTPEGTEDRLEDIERGAELGDRDPDDVQITTGVTCCALDDPEEARRLTRQHIGFYVGGMGTFYRDALERQGYDEATEIYDSWQDGDREHALELVEENILDDLCAAGDPETAREKLERYEAVDGLDALAVSFPRGASEEQVRQTMEAVAPDA; encoded by the coding sequence ATGACTGACAGAGATGTCCACCTGCCGGTGGCCGCACAGCCGACGATCGACTCGATCGTCGACTACGCACAGACTGCCGAAGACGGCGGCTACGATTGCGCCTGGCTCCCCGAGACCTGGGGTCGTGACGGCGTGACCGTGTTGACGGCGATGGCCGAACGAACCGAGTCGATCGACATCGGCTCGAGCATCCTCAACACCTACTCGCGGTCGCCGGCCCTGCTGGGACAGACCGCGGCGACGCTCCAGGAGGTTTCCGAGGGGCGATTCCGACTGGGACTGGGCCCGAGCGGCCCGGTCGTCGTCGAGAACTGGCACGGCGTCGAGTACGGCAACCCGCTCAGGCGCACCCGAGAGACGGTCGAGATCGTCCGGCAGGTGCTCTCGGGCGAGCCCGTCGACTACGACGGCGACGACTTCGACCTCTCGGGGTTCCGGCTGCGCTGTGAGCCGCCGGAGACGCCGCCGCCGATCGAGGTCACCGGCATGGGTCCCAAAGCGGTCGAACTCGCGGGTCGCTTCGCCGACGGCTGGCACGGCATCATGCTCACCCCCGAGGGAACGGAAGACCGCCTCGAGGACATCGAGCGCGGTGCCGAGCTCGGCGACCGGGATCCCGACGACGTCCAGATCACCACGGGCGTCACCTGCTGTGCGCTCGACGATCCCGAGGAGGCCCGGCGACTCACCCGCCAGCACATCGGCTTTTACGTCGGCGGGATGGGGACGTTCTACCGCGACGCGCTCGAGCGACAGGGGTACGACGAAGCGACCGAGATCTACGATTCCTGGCAGGACGGCGACCGCGAACACGCCCTCGAGCTGGTCGAGGAAAACATCCTCGACGACCTCTGTGCCGCCGGCGATCCGGAAACCGCTCGTGAGAAGCTCGAGCGCTACGAGGCGGTCGACGGCCTCGACGCCCTCGCGGTCAGCTTCCCGCGTGGCGCGAGCGAGGAGCAGGTTCGGCAGACGATGGAAGCCGTCGCGCCCGACGCCTGA
- a CDS encoding elongation factor 1-beta — protein MGKVAAKIKVMPDSPEIDLDALQERLESALPEGAKINGVEREEVAFGLVALYPTVIVPDGTGGTETVEENFADVDGVESVEVENVGRI, from the coding sequence ATGGGAAAAGTAGCTGCCAAAATCAAGGTCATGCCGGACAGCCCCGAAATCGACCTCGACGCGCTTCAGGAGCGCCTCGAGAGCGCCCTCCCCGAAGGTGCGAAGATCAATGGCGTCGAACGTGAGGAAGTCGCGTTCGGACTCGTCGCGCTCTACCCGACCGTAATCGTCCCCGACGGGACGGGCGGGACGGAGACCGTCGAGGAGAACTTCGCCGACGTCGACGGCGTCGAAAGCGTCGAAGTCGAGAACGTCGGCCGGATATAA
- a CDS encoding CDP-alcohol phosphatidyltransferase family protein: MAGRQRDQSPHGWLRLGLPLVGAFCLAALLRELFPAAGMTRWVVHPAAVAGLCWAGQLWYVGRSIDANRFARDPWHRPFGLANTLTLLRGGLYAVVAGFVVVPATTDLAWVPALCYGSGVVLDKLDGTVARTVGRETALGRRLDMAFDTFGFVAAPVVAVLWGQLPVWYLSLSAARYVFLAGVYWRRVRGRPVFDTPDSNLGKYLAGVQMVFVTMALAPAVSTALVWTLAPAVLAPSLAVFARDFLAVSGRLPHVIPGGQN; this comes from the coding sequence ATGGCCGGCCGCCAGCGTGACCAGTCGCCACACGGGTGGCTCCGTCTCGGTCTGCCGCTGGTCGGTGCGTTCTGTCTCGCCGCCCTGCTTCGGGAGCTGTTTCCCGCCGCCGGGATGACCCGCTGGGTGGTCCACCCGGCAGCCGTCGCCGGACTCTGCTGGGCGGGCCAGCTCTGGTACGTTGGCCGGAGCATCGACGCGAACCGGTTCGCCCGCGATCCGTGGCATCGCCCGTTCGGGCTGGCGAATACGCTGACGCTGCTCCGGGGCGGGCTCTACGCGGTCGTCGCCGGGTTCGTCGTCGTCCCAGCGACCACCGACCTCGCGTGGGTACCTGCGCTGTGCTACGGTAGCGGGGTCGTGCTCGACAAACTCGACGGCACCGTCGCCCGGACGGTCGGGCGGGAGACCGCCCTCGGCCGTCGCCTCGATATGGCGTTCGATACGTTCGGCTTCGTCGCCGCACCGGTAGTGGCAGTGCTGTGGGGCCAACTCCCCGTCTGGTACCTCTCGCTGTCGGCAGCCCGCTACGTCTTTCTCGCCGGCGTCTACTGGCGGCGAGTTCGTGGTCGACCGGTGTTCGACACGCCCGACAGTAACCTCGGGAAGTATCTGGCCGGCGTACAGATGGTATTCGTGACGATGGCGCTCGCCCCCGCAGTGTCGACGGCGCTCGTCTGGACCCTCGCACCCGCCGTCCTCGCGCCGTCGCTGGCGGTGTTCGCTCGCGACTTCCTCGCCGTCAGCGGCCGACTCCCCCACGTGATCCCGGGCGGACAGAACTGA